Proteins co-encoded in one Stenotrophomonas maltophilia genomic window:
- a CDS encoding DEAD/DEAH box helicase: MAYELAKRTADAEQKLATRDGLPARDGALLSTRLQRRYQDRITGSFAIPGREGRYAPIQDSVPPALAAALKARGIEQLYSHQAEAWEASQRGEHVAIVTPTASGKSLCYTLPVVSAAMQDKAKALYLFPTKALAQDQVAELLDLNRAGDLGVKAFTFDGDTPGDARQAIRLHGDIVVSNPDMLHQAILPHHTKWAQFFENLRYIVIDEVHTYRGVFGSHVTNVLRRLKRICAFYGVQPQFILCSATIGNPQAHAEALIEAPVTAITESGAPSGPKQVLLWNPPVINPDLGLRASARSQSNRIARIAIKSGLKTLVFAQTRLMVEVLTKYLKDIFDHDPRKPPRIRAYRGGYLPTERRETERAMRAGNIDGIVSTSALELGVDIGSLDVVILNGYPGSVAATWQRFGRAGRRQQPALGVMVASSQPLDQYVVRHPDFFAEASPEHARIAPDQPLILFDHIRCAAFELPFRVGDGFGPIDPEVFLEALAETEVIHREGERWEWIADSYPANAVSLRAVADGNFVVVDRSDGRQQIIAEVDYSAAALTLYEGAIHMVQSTPYQVETLDWDGRKAYVTRTHVDYYTDSIDFTKLKVLDRFDGGVAGRGDSHHGEVHVVRRVAGYKKIRYYTHENIGYGPVNLPDQELHTTAVWWQLPQALLLRAFASKQDALDGFLGAAYALHIVATVAVMADARDLQKSVGNGDGAWFAIADQSGRGQLRGSNGDPGVVELLQEFVPTVYLYDNFPGGVGLSEPLWQRQAELVQRARELVQRCDCKAGCPACVGPVLAAQEVDETSPRALALRVLDLFDAQACQHVPDVVMSTRDPMELLAP, translated from the coding sequence ATGGCTTACGAACTCGCCAAGCGCACCGCCGATGCGGAGCAGAAGCTCGCCACCCGCGACGGCCTGCCCGCCCGCGACGGTGCGCTGCTCAGTACGCGCCTGCAGCGCCGCTACCAGGACCGCATCACCGGCAGCTTCGCCATTCCGGGCCGCGAGGGCCGCTACGCGCCCATTCAGGATTCGGTGCCGCCGGCACTGGCGGCCGCGCTGAAGGCGCGCGGCATCGAGCAGCTCTACAGCCACCAGGCCGAGGCCTGGGAGGCCAGCCAGCGCGGCGAGCACGTGGCCATCGTCACCCCCACCGCCAGCGGCAAGTCGCTGTGCTACACCCTGCCGGTGGTCAGCGCGGCGATGCAGGACAAGGCCAAGGCGCTGTACCTGTTCCCGACCAAGGCGCTGGCCCAGGACCAGGTGGCCGAACTGCTGGACCTCAACCGCGCCGGCGATCTGGGCGTAAAGGCTTTCACCTTCGACGGCGACACCCCCGGCGATGCGCGCCAGGCCATCCGACTGCATGGCGACATCGTGGTGTCCAACCCGGACATGCTGCACCAGGCCATCCTGCCCCACCACACCAAGTGGGCGCAGTTCTTCGAGAACCTGCGCTACATCGTCATCGACGAAGTGCATACCTACCGCGGTGTGTTCGGCAGCCATGTCACCAACGTGCTGCGCCGGCTCAAGCGCATCTGCGCGTTCTACGGCGTGCAACCGCAGTTCATCCTGTGCTCAGCCACCATCGGCAACCCGCAGGCACATGCCGAAGCGCTGATCGAGGCGCCGGTCACCGCCATCACCGAATCCGGCGCGCCCAGTGGGCCCAAGCAGGTGCTGCTGTGGAACCCGCCGGTGATCAACCCGGACCTGGGCCTGCGCGCGTCGGCACGTTCGCAGAGCAACCGCATCGCGCGCATCGCGATCAAATCCGGGCTGAAGACGCTGGTGTTCGCACAGACCCGGCTGATGGTGGAAGTGCTGACCAAGTACCTGAAGGACATCTTCGACCACGACCCGCGCAAACCACCGCGCATCCGCGCCTACCGCGGCGGCTACCTGCCCACCGAGCGACGCGAGACCGAACGTGCGATGCGTGCCGGCAACATCGACGGCATCGTCAGCACCTCGGCGCTGGAACTGGGCGTGGATATCGGCAGCCTGGACGTGGTGATCCTCAATGGCTACCCCGGCAGCGTGGCCGCCACCTGGCAGCGCTTCGGCCGCGCCGGTCGCCGCCAGCAGCCCGCACTCGGCGTGATGGTGGCCAGCTCGCAACCGCTGGACCAGTACGTGGTGCGCCATCCGGATTTCTTCGCCGAGGCCTCACCCGAACATGCGCGCATCGCGCCGGACCAGCCGTTGATCCTGTTCGACCATATCCGTTGCGCGGCGTTCGAGCTGCCGTTCCGGGTCGGCGATGGCTTCGGCCCGATCGATCCGGAAGTGTTCCTGGAGGCGCTGGCCGAGACCGAAGTGATCCACCGTGAAGGCGAACGCTGGGAATGGATCGCCGACAGCTATCCGGCCAACGCGGTCAGCCTGCGCGCCGTGGCCGACGGCAACTTCGTGGTGGTCGACCGCAGCGATGGCCGCCAGCAGATCATCGCCGAAGTGGATTACTCCGCCGCCGCACTCACCCTGTACGAAGGGGCGATCCACATGGTGCAGTCCACCCCGTACCAGGTGGAGACGCTGGACTGGGACGGGCGCAAGGCCTACGTCACCCGCACCCACGTGGACTACTACACCGACAGCATCGACTTCACCAAGCTCAAGGTGCTGGACCGTTTCGACGGCGGCGTGGCCGGCCGTGGCGATTCGCACCATGGCGAAGTGCACGTGGTGCGCCGCGTGGCCGGCTACAAGAAGATCCGCTACTACACCCACGAGAACATCGGCTACGGCCCGGTCAACCTGCCCGACCAGGAACTGCATACCACTGCGGTGTGGTGGCAGCTGCCGCAGGCGTTGCTGCTGCGCGCGTTCGCCAGCAAGCAGGATGCGCTGGATGGCTTCCTCGGTGCCGCCTACGCGCTGCACATCGTCGCCACCGTGGCGGTGATGGCCGATGCGCGCGACCTGCAGAAGTCAGTGGGCAACGGCGATGGTGCATGGTTTGCGATCGCCGACCAGAGCGGTCGTGGCCAACTGCGTGGCAGCAATGGCGACCCCGGCGTGGTCGAGCTGCTGCAGGAATTCGTGCCCACCGTGTACCTGTACGACAACTTCCCCGGCGGCGTCGGCCTCAGCGAGCCGCTGTGGCAGCGCCAGGCCGAACTGGTGCAGCGCGCGCGCGAACTGGTGCAGCGCTGCGACTGCAAGGCCGGCTGCCCGGCCTGCGTCGGCCCGGTGCTGGCCGCGCAGGAAGTGGATGAAACCTCACCGCGCGCACTGGCGTTGCGCGTGCTGGACCTGTTCGATGCGCAGGCCTGCCAGCACGTACCCGATGTGGTGATGAGCACGCGCGACCCGATGGAGCTGCTGGCACCGTGA
- a CDS encoding ribonuclease H-like domain-containing protein — protein sequence MSLSLDKLRLLRKQAGDPKASTPPTVEPPPAAPAPVAANDARQPSAERSVFAWVEQEIRHKPTGAAAPATAPPALRRPEVGSLHRLLGLRTRGGSTPARASAQDRQLPGEEIAPGLFLIESLQPQPIPAQPLSLDFARREGQHVAARDLLFFDTETTGLAGGTGTRAFMIGAADWHACPQRGEGLRIRQLLMSTMAAEDAMLATFASWLQPSTVFCSYNGRSYDAPLLKARYRLARQPDPISALDHVDLLYPTRRRYRGSWDNCKLSTIERQLLRVVREDDLPGSEAPGAWLRFLRGGDAVNLRRVAEHNHQDVVTLALLLQRLIREEQRERETLALVQPQGVDMP from the coding sequence GTGAGCCTGAGCCTGGACAAGCTGCGCCTGCTGCGCAAGCAGGCCGGCGACCCGAAGGCGAGCACGCCGCCCACGGTCGAGCCGCCGCCCGCAGCACCTGCCCCGGTGGCCGCCAACGATGCACGACAGCCATCGGCTGAGCGTTCGGTATTCGCCTGGGTCGAGCAGGAGATCCGCCACAAGCCGACCGGCGCTGCGGCACCTGCCACGGCGCCGCCCGCGCTGCGTCGGCCCGAGGTGGGCAGCCTGCATCGCCTGCTCGGCCTGCGCACACGCGGTGGTAGCACCCCGGCACGCGCCAGCGCGCAGGATCGGCAACTGCCTGGCGAAGAAATCGCACCGGGCCTGTTCCTGATCGAGTCGCTGCAGCCGCAGCCGATTCCGGCGCAGCCGCTGTCGCTGGATTTCGCCCGTCGCGAAGGCCAGCACGTGGCCGCGCGCGACCTGCTGTTCTTCGATACCGAAACCACCGGCCTGGCCGGCGGCACCGGCACCCGTGCCTTCATGATCGGCGCCGCCGACTGGCATGCCTGCCCGCAACGCGGCGAAGGCCTGCGCATCCGCCAGCTGCTGATGTCCACGATGGCTGCCGAGGATGCGATGCTGGCCACCTTCGCCAGCTGGCTGCAGCCGTCCACCGTGTTCTGCAGCTACAACGGCCGCAGCTACGATGCGCCGCTGTTGAAGGCACGCTACCGGCTGGCCCGCCAGCCCGACCCGATCAGCGCATTGGACCATGTGGACCTGCTCTACCCCACCCGCCGCCGTTATCGTGGCAGCTGGGACAACTGCAAGCTGTCCACCATCGAGCGCCAGCTGCTGCGCGTGGTGCGCGAGGACGACCTGCCGGGGTCGGAGGCGCCCGGCGCATGGCTGCGCTTCCTGCGTGGCGGCGACGCGGTGAACCTGCGCCGGGTGGCCGAGCACAACCACCAGGACGTGGTGACCCTGGCCCTGCTGCTGCAGCGGCTGATCCGCGAGGAGCAGCGCGAGCGCGAGACGCTGGCGCTGGTGCAGCCGCAGGGCGTTGACATGCCCTGA
- a CDS encoding I78 family peptidase inhibitor, with the protein MRLTSLVLLALLPLAACSHAGSSGAHDSTPPPVADAAHECKPETLEAFTGKTADEATVKQLVSASGARNARVVKPGMAVTMDFRQDRVTVQVDAQNRIERASCG; encoded by the coding sequence ATGCGCCTCACTTCCCTGGTCCTGCTGGCCCTGCTGCCACTGGCCGCGTGCAGCCACGCCGGCAGCAGCGGCGCCCACGATTCCACCCCGCCGCCGGTGGCCGACGCTGCGCACGAATGCAAGCCGGAGACGCTCGAGGCCTTCACCGGCAAGACCGCCGACGAGGCCACCGTCAAGCAGCTGGTGAGCGCCAGCGGCGCGCGCAATGCGCGGGTGGTCAAGCCGGGCATGGCGGTCACCATGGACTTCCGCCAGGACCGGGTGACCGTGCAGGTGGACGCGCAGAACAGGATCGAGCGCGCCAGCTGCGGTTGA